The following proteins are encoded in a genomic region of Primulina huaijiensis isolate GDHJ02 unplaced genomic scaffold, ASM1229523v2 scaffold25037, whole genome shotgun sequence:
- the LOC140967362 gene encoding phosphoenolpyruvate carboxylase 1-like, producing the protein MSKKLEKMASIDAQLRLLAPAKVSEDDKLVEYDALLLDHFLDILQGLHGEEIREKVQECYEISADYMAKGDQMKLEELGRVLTGLDAGDSIVLAKSFANMLNLANLAEEVQIAYRRRIKLKKKDLSDEASAPTESDLEETIKRLVGQLNKSPEEVFNALKNQTIDLVLTAHPTQSVRRSLLQKHARIRNCLTQLNAKDITPDDKQELDEALQREIQAAFRTDEIRRNPPAPQDETRAGLSYFHETIWKGVPKFLRRVDTALKNIGINERVPYNAPLIQFSSWMGGDRDGNPRVTPEVTRDVCLLARMMAANLYFSQIEDLMFELSMWRCNEELGARADELQKSSKRDAKHYIEFWKKIPPSEPYRVILGDVRDKLYHTRERARQLLSDGTSDIPVEATFTNVKEFLEPLELCYRSLCDSGDRPIADGSLLDFLRQVFTFGLSLVRLDIRQESDRHTDVLDAITMHLQIGSYKEWSEEKRQEWLLSELSSKRPLFGHDLPKTEEIADVLETFKVIAELPSDNFGAYIISMATAPSDVLAVELLQHACHVKDPLRVVPLFEKLADLEAAPAAMARLFSIDWYRNGIKGKQEVMIGYSDSGKDAGRLSAAWQLYKAQEELVSVAKQYGVKLTMFHGRGGTVGRGGGPTHLAILSQPPETINGSLRVTVQGEVIERSFAEEHLCFRTLQRFTAATLEHGMHAPIAPKPEWRSLMEEMAIVATKEYRSVVFQEPRFVEYFRLATPELEYGRMNIGSRPAKRKPSGGIESLRAIPWIFAWTQTRFHLPVWLGFGSALKHVIDKDMRNLQVLKDMYKEWPFFRVTIDLVEMVLAKGDPRIAALYDKLLVSEDLWPFGEQLRANYEATKLLILQVAGHTELLQGDPYLRQRLRLRDPYITVLNVCQVYTLKRVRDPSYNVEVGRHLSKDITEAETSKPASELVKLNPKSEYAPGLEDTLILTMKGIAAGLQNTG; encoded by the exons ATGAGCAAGAAGCTAGAAAAAATGGCATCAATTGATGCACAGTTAAGGCTATTGGCACCGGCGAAGGTTTCAGAGGATGATAAGCTGGTGGAGTATGATGCTCTGCTTTTGGATCATTTTCTTGATATTCTTCAAGGCTTGCATGGGGAGGAGATCAGAGAGAAG GTTCAAGAATGTTACGAGATTTCTGCAGACTATATGGCGAAAGGTGATCAAATGAAACTTGAAGAACTAGGGAGAGTTCTAACTGGTCTGGATGCTGGGGACTCTATTGTACTGGCAAAATCTTTTGCTAACATGTTGAATTTAGCCAATCTTGCCGAGGAGGTTCAGATTGCATACAGACGCCGGATCAAGTTAAAAAAGAAGGACTTGTCTGATGAGGCCTCGGCACCCACTGAATCGGACCTCGAAGAGACTATAAAACGGCTTGTTGGACAACTGAATAAATCGCCTGAAGAAGTTTTCAATGCGTTGAAGAACCAAACTATAGATTTAGTGTTGACGGCGCATCCTACTCAATCCGTCCGTAGATCTTTGCTTCAAAAACACGCGAG GATTCGTAATTGTTTAACTCAGCTAAATGCCAAGGATATTACTCCCGACGATAAGCAGGAGCTTGATGAGGCCTTACAAAGAGAG ATTCAAGCTGCATTTCGAACAGATGAAATTAGGAGAAATCCTCCGGCCCCCCAAGATGAGACAAGAGCAGGATTAAGTTACTTTCATGAAACGATTTGGAAGGGAGTGCCAAAATTCTTACGGCGTGTGGATACTGCTTtgaaaaatattggaataaatgAGCGTGTTCCCTACAATGCTCCTCTTATCCAGTTCTCTTCCTGGATGGGTGGGGATCGTGATG GAAATCCAAGGGTGACTCCTGAAGTTACAAGAGATGTATGTTTGCTGGCTAGAATGATGGCTGCAAATTTGTACTTCTCTCAGATAGAGGATCTCATGTTCGAG CTTTCAATGTGGCGCTGCAACGAAGAACTCGGTGCACGTGCAGATGAACTGCAAAAGTCATCAAAGAGAGATGCAAAACATTACATTG agttttggaaaaaaattccaCCTAGTGAGCCTTATCGTGTTATCCTTGGTGATGTGAGGGACAAGCTCTATCATACTCGTGAACGTGCTCGTCAATTACTATCAGATGGGACCTCTGATATTCCCGTGGAAGCAACCTTCACCAATGTCAAAGAG TTTCTGGAGCCTCTGGAGCTTTGCTATAGATCTCTTTGTGACAGTGGTGATCGACCAATTGCTGATGGGAGTCTTCTTGATTTTCTGAGACAAGTGTTCACATTTGGGCTTTCACTGGTAAGACTTGATATCAGGCAAGAGTCAGATAGGCACACCGATGTTTTAGATGCAATTACCATGCACCTACAAATTGGATCCTACAAGGAATGGTCGGAGGAGAAAAGACAAGAATGGCTATTATCTGAACTTAGTAGCAAGCGGCCATTGTTCGGACATGATCTTCCCAAAACTGAGGAAATCGCTGATGTTTTGGAAACATTTAAAGTTATTGCTGAGCTCCCCTCTGATAATTTTGGTGCGTATATAATTTCAATGGCAACTGCCCCATCTGATGTGCTAGCTGTGGAGCTTTTGCAACATGCATGCCATGTCAAAGACCCATTAAGGGTTGTTCCGTTGTTTGAAAAGCTTGCCGATCTTGAAGCTGCTCCTGCTGCGATGGCTCGACTTTTCTCGATAGATTGGTACCGTAATGGGATCAAGGGGAAACAAGAAGTCATGATTGGATACTCGGACTCAGGAAAGGATGCAGGACGCCTTTCTGCAGCATGGCAACTGTACAAGGCGCAAGAAGAACTTGTAAGCGTAGCTAAGCAATATGGAGTGAAGCTCACGATGTTCCATGGAAGAGGTGGGACAGTTGGAAGAGGAGGAGGTCCGACACATCTTGCCATTTTGTCGCAGCCACCAGAAACTATTAATGGGTCGCTGCGCGTCACTGTTCAAGGGGAAGTAATTGAGCGATCATTTGCAGAGGAGCATTTATGTTTCCGGACTCTGCAACGTTTTACTGCAGCTACACTTGAGCATGGAATGCATGCCCCTATTGCGCCAAAGCCAGAATGGCGATCACTCATGGAGGAGATGGCTATCGTTGCCACAAAAGAGTATCGGTCTGTGGTTTTCCAAGAACCTCGATTTGTTGAATACTTTCGCCTT GCAACGCCTGAATTGGAGTATGGCAGGATGAACATTGGGAGTCGTCCAGCAAAAAGAAAGCCGAGTGGGGGAATAGAGTCGCTTCGAGCAATCCCATGGATATTTGCATGGACACAGACAAGATTTCATCTCCCAGTATGGCTTGGGTTCGGGTCTGCGTTGAAACACGTAATTGACAAGGACATGAGAAATCTTCAAGTGCTCAAGGATATGTACAAAGAATGGCCTTTCTTTAGAGTGACTATTGACTTGGTCGAAATGGTCCTGGCCAAGGGAGACCCAAGAATCGCCGCTCTGTATGACAAACTCTTGGTTTCAGAAGATCTGTGGCCATTTGGGGAGCAGTTGCGCGCCAACTATGAAGCTACTAAactcttaattcttcaa GTTGCTGGGCATACCGAACTTCTTCAAGGAGACCCTTACTTGAGGCAACGACTGAGGCTTCGGGATCCATACATCACTGTCCTCAATGTCTGCCAGGTTTACACTTTGAAGCGAGTTCGTGATCCAAGTTACAACGTAGAAGTTGGTCGGCACCTGTCGAAAGATATCACTGAGGCGGAGACAAGCAAGCCAGCTTCAGAATTAGTTAAGCTTAACCCGAAGAGCGAATACGCTCCGGGTTTGGAAGACACTCTCATCTTGACAATGAAAGGTATCGCAGCAGGATTGCAGAACACTGGTTAA
- the LOC140967394 gene encoding ketol-acid reductoisomerase, chloroplastic-like yields the protein MAAAASTCFSTTTTASSSSSRSPNAPSKLSSTSLSFLSSSSPSLKPLRADAASSSSSSLGEASDVGSAMSARMVSVPAIKAPTSLDFDSSVFTKEKINLAGHDEYIVRGGRNLFKLLPDAFKGVKQIGVIGWGSQGPAQAQNLRDSLTDVKSDIVVKIGLRKGSRSFEEARAAGFTEENGTLGDIWETVSGSDLVLLLISDAAQADNYEKVFSHMKPKSILGLSHGFLLGHLQSMGHDFPKNISVIAVCPKGMGPSVRRLYVQGKEINGAGINSSFAVHQDVDGRATDVALGWSIALGSPFTFATTLEQEYKSDIFGERGILLGAVHGVVETLFRRYTENGMSEDLAYKNTVECITGTVSRTISTKGMLAVYNSLSEDGKRDFECAYSASYYPCMDILYECYEDVASGSEIRSVVLAGRRFYEKDGLPSFPMGKIDQTRMWKVGERVRTVRPPGDLGPLYPFTAGVFVALMMAQIEILRKKGHSYSEIINESVIEAVDSLNPFMHARGVSFMVDNCSTTARLGSRKWAPRFDYILTQQAMVAVDNGAAINQDLISNFLSDPVHGAIEVCAQLRPTVDISVPPDADFVRPELRQSSN from the exons ATGGCGGCGGCGGCATCTACCTGCttctccaccaccaccaccgcctcctcctcctcctccagaTCTCCGAATGCGCCATCCAAGCTATCGTCTACATCCTTGAGCTTCCTTTCATCGTCATCCCCGTCCCTCAAGCCACTCCGCGCCGACGCCGCCTCCTCCTCTTCCTCTTCCCTAGGTGAGGCTTCAGACGTCGGATCGGCTATGTCGGCTCGCATGGTCTCGGTTCCCGCCATCAAAGCCCCAACTTCTCTTGATTTCGACTCATCCGTTTTCACAAAGGAGAAAATCAACCTCGCTGGTCACGATGAG TACATTGTCAGAGGAGGGAGAAATTTGTTCAAGTTGCTGCCGGATGCATTCAAGGGTGTAAAACAGATTGGAGTGATTGGTTGGGGTTCACAG GGACCAGCTCAAGCTCAGAATCTAAGAGATTCCCTTACTGACGTGAAGTCTGATATAGTGGTCAAG ATTGGATTAAGGAAGGGTTCTCGTTCATTTGAAGAGGCCCGTGCTGCTGGGTTCACTGAAGAAAATGGAACCTTAGGAGACATATGGGAGACTGTGTCTGGAAGTGATTTGGTGCTGCTATTGATATCAGATGCCGCCCAG GCTGATAATTATGAGAAAGTGTTCTCCCACATGAAACCAAAAAGCATACTTGGACTTTCCCATGGATTCCTTTTGGGTCATTTGCAGTCAATGGGTCATGATTTTCCTAAAAACATCAGTGTGATAGCTGTGTGCCCCAAGGGAATGGGACCCTCTGTCAGGAGGTTGTATGTGCAAGGGAAGGAAATTAATGGTGCTGGTATAAATTCAAGTTTTGCTGTCCACCAG GATGTGGATGGAAGAGCTACAGATGTTGCCCTTGGATGGTCTATTGCACTTGGTTCGCCTTTTACTTTCGCAACGACTCTGGAGCAGGAATACAAGAGTGACATTTTTGGGGAGCGAG GCATTTTACTTGGTGCTGTGCATGGTGTTGTGGAAACCTTGTTCAGACGTTACACTGAGAATGGGATGAGCGAGGATCTTGCTTACAAGAATACAGTGGAGTGCATTACTGGAACTGTGTCTAGGACCATATCAACAAAG GGCATGCTAGCTGTCTACAATTCGTTGAGTGAAGATGGCAAAAGAGACTTTGAGTGTGCGTACAGTGCCTCATATTATCCCTGCATGGACATCTTGTATGAGTGCTACGAAGACGTAGCCAGTGGCAGTGAGATACGGAGTGTTGTCTTAGCTGGGCGGCGATTTTAT GAGAAGGATGGTTTACCCTCTTTCCCAATGGGCAAGATTGACCAGACACGCATGTGGAAAGTCGGTGAGCGCGTACGCACTGTTCGTCCACCAGGAGACTTGGGACCCCTGTATCCTTTCACTGCAGGTGTCTTTGTTGCATTGATGATGGCACAG ATCGAGATTCTTAGGAAGAAGGGGCACTCCTACTCAGAGATCATAAACGAGAGTGTGATCGAGGCTGTGGATTCATTGAACCCATTCATGCATGCTCGAGGGGTTTCATTCATGGTTGACAACTGCTCAACCACAGCACGACTGGGATCAAGGAAGTGGGCACCCAGATTTGATTACATTCTTACTCAGCAGGCAATGGTTGCAGTTGACAACGGGGCAGCCATCAATCAGGATCTCATTAGCAACTTCCTATCAGATCCGGTGCATGGAGCCATTGAAGTATGTGCCCAGTTGCGACCTACAGTGGACATTTCAGTACCCCCAGATGCTGATTTTGTTCGTCCAGAGCTTCGTCAGTCGAGCAACTGA
- the LOC140967400 gene encoding transcription factor bHLH30-like isoform X2, whose protein sequence is MDFCDNFDGFSDNCFGFREVSKEGSSLALYGKRGELVKALVKPGRKVNGAENGLLALRNHSAAERRRRERINGHLTTLRGLIPGTAKMDKAALLAEVINQVKKLRDHVTEVTRGTLVPTDIDELKVVQEGKNDDNSFSIRASLCCDFKTELLSNIREAIEALPLKAIRAEIATLGSRMVNVFVIAGCNPDEEGSKFLVDSVRKTLRSVLDKFYASEEFASRNTMSGSSVRFSIIKGIGE, encoded by the exons ATGGATTTTTGCGACAACTTTGATGGGTTTTCTGACAACTGTTTTGGGTTTCGAGAGGTTTCAAAAGAAGGGTCATCGTTGGCTTTGTATGGTAAGAGAGGAGAGCTTGTGAAAGCGCTGGTTAAGCCTGGACGAAAGGTGAACGGTGCAGAGAACGGATTGTTAGCTTTGAGGAACCATAGTGCGGCTGAAAGGAGGAGAAGAGAGAGAATAAATGGTCATTTGACCACTCTTAGGGGTTTAATTCCTGGCACAGCTAAG ATGGACAAAGCAGCACTGCTTGCTGAAGTAATCAATCAAGTAAAGAAATTAAGAGACCATGTAACTGAAGTTACCAGAGGTACGCTCGTGCCAACAGATATTGATGAATTGAAAGTAGTACAAGAAGGCAAAAACGATGATAATTCCTTTTCTATCCGAGCATCCCTGTGTTGTGATTTCAAAACTGAGCTTCTCTCCAATATAAGAGAAGCCATTGAAGCTCTCCCTTTAAAAGCAATAAGAGCAGAGATTGCTACCTTGGGAAGTAGAATGGTGAATGTCTTTGTGATTGCTGGATGCAACCCGGATGAGGAAGGATCCAAATTTCTTGTTGATTCGGTTCGTAAGACTTTGAGGTCTGTGCTTGATAAATTTTATGCGTCAGAAGAATTCGCATCAAGAAATACTATGTCTG GTTCTTCTGTTCGTTTTTCTATCATCAAGGGCATTGGTGAATAA
- the LOC140967400 gene encoding transcription factor bHLH30-like isoform X1, with protein MDFCDNFDGFSDNCFGFREVSKEGSSLALYGKRGELVKALVKPGRKVNGAENGLLALRNHSAAERRRRERINGHLTTLRGLIPGTAKMDKAALLAEVINQVKKLRDHVTEVTRGTLVPTDIDELKVVQEGKNDDNSFSIRASLCCDFKTELLSNIREAIEALPLKAIRAEIATLGSRMVNVFVIAGCNPDEEGSKFLVDSVRKTLRSVLDKFYASEEFASRNTMSGKRRRVSLFSSSNSYSYGDIW; from the exons ATGGATTTTTGCGACAACTTTGATGGGTTTTCTGACAACTGTTTTGGGTTTCGAGAGGTTTCAAAAGAAGGGTCATCGTTGGCTTTGTATGGTAAGAGAGGAGAGCTTGTGAAAGCGCTGGTTAAGCCTGGACGAAAGGTGAACGGTGCAGAGAACGGATTGTTAGCTTTGAGGAACCATAGTGCGGCTGAAAGGAGGAGAAGAGAGAGAATAAATGGTCATTTGACCACTCTTAGGGGTTTAATTCCTGGCACAGCTAAG ATGGACAAAGCAGCACTGCTTGCTGAAGTAATCAATCAAGTAAAGAAATTAAGAGACCATGTAACTGAAGTTACCAGAGGTACGCTCGTGCCAACAGATATTGATGAATTGAAAGTAGTACAAGAAGGCAAAAACGATGATAATTCCTTTTCTATCCGAGCATCCCTGTGTTGTGATTTCAAAACTGAGCTTCTCTCCAATATAAGAGAAGCCATTGAAGCTCTCCCTTTAAAAGCAATAAGAGCAGAGATTGCTACCTTGGGAAGTAGAATGGTGAATGTCTTTGTGATTGCTGGATGCAACCCGGATGAGGAAGGATCCAAATTTCTTGTTGATTCGGTTCGTAAGACTTTGAGGTCTGTGCTTGATAAATTTTATGCGTCAGAAGAATTCGCATCAAGAAATACTATGTCTGGTAAAAGGAGGAGAGTTTCCTTATTCAGTTCTTCGAACTCATATTCTTACGGAGATATATGGTGA
- the LOC140967399 gene encoding F-box/kelch-repeat protein At3g06240-like, with the protein MYLLKLSSPHSNYPAALNYFSEETMADLPEDLLIQILLNLPVKSLVRFRCVSKHWCNLIRSPEFINMHLDHEKRDETILVKRFHKGAAETSLPLHADKLLDPFLQNLEIPGLDFVVAESILQSSCNGLICISPDHKNYYVFNPALHELKQIPTRPFDAAVASKPFIGKVGFGFDPTTNHYKVVSLEKFEDDKINIPLRCFQPRIYNLSTDSWREIDDEIPSLIDGPYSQVLFKGRCHWVANHMSIFSFDFSTEVFGVMELPDPILLENNGEYTSLSVLNQSFSLIQHAEDNRHDQRTDIWVMEEYGVKESWAKYYSIQFAIDRPLTFWNDILFVQGRYGRLVSLSLCTTEDEATAFPIFAEDFTMEIVNYRESLVSFK; encoded by the coding sequence ATGTATCTCCTCAAACTTTCGTCTCCACATTCAAATTACCCTGCTGCTCTAAATTACTTCTCTGAAGAAACAATGGCGGATTTGCCAGAAGATTTGCTGATCCAGATTCTTCTGAATTTGCCAGTCAAATCCCTGGTACGATTCAGATGCGTCTCCAAACATTGGTGCAATTTGATAAGAAGTCCGGAATTTATCAACATGCATCTCGATCACGAGAAAAGAGACGAAACCATACTCGTCAAACGCTTCCACAAAGGAGCCGCAGAAACCTCGTTACCCCTTCACGCCGACAAACTTCTCGATCCCTTCTTACAGAATCTTGAGATCCCCGGCTTAGATTTCGTAGTCGCCGAAAGTATCTTGCAGTCTTCTTGCAATGGTTTGATCTGTATCTCACCGGATCACAAAAATTACTATGTTTTTAACCCGGCTCTACATGAACTGAAACAAATCCCAACTCGTCCTTTCGATGCCGCCGTTGCATCAAAACCCTTTATCGGGAAAGTGGGATTCGGGTTCGATCCAACGACAAATCACTACAAAGTCGTGAGCCTCGAGAAATTTGAAGATGACAAGATAAATATTCCTCTCCGGTGCTTCCAACCTCGAATATATAATCTGAGCACCGACTCTTGGAGAGAAATCGACGACGAAATCCCGAGCTTAATCGACGGTCCTTATTCTCAAGTGTTATTCAAGGGACGCTGCCATTGGGTGGCAAATCATATGTCAATCTTTTCTTTCGATTTCAGCACCGAGGTCTTCGGGGTTATGGAGTTACCAGATCCTATCTTGCTTGAAAACAATGGAGAATATACGAGTCTGTCTGTGCTAAACCAGAGTTTTTCCCTGATTCAACACGCGGAGGATAATCGACATGATCAGCGCACTGACATTTGGGTGATGGAGGAATATGGAGTCAAGGAATCTTGGGCCAAGTATTATTCAATACAATTTGCAATCGATCGGCCATTGACGTTTTGGAACGATATTTTGTTTGTTCAAGGCCGCTACGGACGACTGGTATCGTTGTCGCTGTGTACCACAGAAGATGAGGCCACGGCTTTTCCTATCTTTGCGGAGGATTTCACAATGGAGATTGTTAATTATAGGGAGAGTTTAGTTTCGTTCAAGTGA